One Nocardioides sp. DNA window includes the following coding sequences:
- a CDS encoding ParB/RepB/Spo0J family partition protein, with amino-acid sequence MSDASRPVRRGLGRGLGSLIPTGPSAPDATPGSSQAARESATGSTTPPAPTVGTSQPGTAAAPPVTAAGAYFAELPVATITPNPRQPREVFDEEAMAELVHSITEVGLLQPVVVRPAGEGAYELIMGERRWRATQAAGLDTIPAIVRETGDDDLLRDALLENLHRSQLNPLEEAAAYGQLLEDFGCTHEELSQRIGRSRPQISNTLRLLKLSPAVQRRVAAGVLSAGHARALLGVEDSSAQDHLAQRVVAEGISVRALEEIVSLGGAGERKRRPARHKPFAPGLEELSERLSDRLETRVKIDLGKTRGKITVDFATLEDLRRIIDIMDPRNRTDRVI; translated from the coding sequence ATGAGTGATGCAAGCCGTCCGGTTCGTCGAGGTCTCGGACGCGGTCTGGGTTCACTGATCCCGACCGGGCCGAGTGCTCCCGACGCGACTCCCGGGTCTTCGCAAGCCGCGCGAGAGTCCGCGACCGGGTCGACAACACCGCCTGCACCGACCGTCGGAACTTCTCAACCGGGCACTGCCGCGGCTCCCCCAGTCACTGCGGCTGGTGCGTACTTCGCCGAGCTCCCGGTGGCGACGATCACGCCGAACCCGCGCCAGCCTCGTGAGGTGTTCGACGAGGAGGCGATGGCCGAACTCGTGCACTCCATCACCGAAGTCGGACTGCTTCAGCCTGTGGTCGTCAGGCCCGCGGGTGAGGGGGCTTATGAGTTGATCATGGGTGAACGCCGTTGGCGTGCCACCCAGGCTGCGGGCCTCGACACGATCCCGGCGATCGTCCGGGAGACCGGCGACGACGACCTGCTGCGGGATGCGTTGTTGGAGAACCTGCACCGGTCACAACTCAATCCGCTGGAAGAAGCTGCCGCGTACGGCCAGTTGCTCGAGGACTTTGGCTGCACCCATGAAGAACTCTCCCAACGCATCGGGCGTTCGCGGCCACAGATCAGCAACACCTTGCGGCTGCTGAAGTTGTCGCCTGCAGTGCAGCGTCGGGTAGCGGCCGGGGTGCTGAGCGCGGGTCATGCCCGGGCGCTGCTGGGTGTGGAGGATTCGTCGGCACAAGACCACCTGGCCCAGCGTGTGGTTGCCGAGGGCATCAGTGTCCGCGCTCTGGAGGAGATCGTGTCCCTCGGTGGCGCCGGGGAACGCAAGCGGCGTCCGGCACGGCACAAGCCTTTCGCCCCGGGGCTGGAGGAGTTGTCCGAAAGGTTGTCCGACCGGCTGGAGACCCGGGTCAAGATCGACCTGGGCAAGACTCGCGGCAAGATCACCGTCGACTTCGCGACGCTGGAGGATCTGCGACGGATCATCGACATCATGGACCCGAGGAACCGCACCGATCGGGTGATCTAG
- a CDS encoding ParA family protein, with amino-acid sequence MRRPERTRVFVVANQKGGVGKTTTSVNIAAALGQLGMRVLVVDLDPQGNASTALGVEHRRGVPSTYDLVVGGSPLAEVLAQAPDLPNVRVVPATIDLAGAEIELVSVVARENRLHKAIFADPRVGSAADAGDDRFDFVIVDCPPSLGLLTLNALVAGAEMLIPIQAEYYALEGLGQLLETVDLVKQHLNPRLIVSTILITMFDARTRLAAGVAQEVREHFGGQVLKTAIPRSVRVSEAPSYGQTVLTYDPTSPGALSYLEAAREIVSRGVPHE; translated from the coding sequence GTGCGCAGACCTGAGCGCACCCGCGTCTTTGTTGTCGCCAATCAGAAGGGCGGGGTCGGCAAGACGACCACGTCGGTGAACATTGCTGCCGCGCTGGGCCAGCTCGGAATGCGCGTGTTGGTCGTCGACCTGGACCCGCAGGGCAATGCCTCCACCGCGCTGGGGGTCGAGCACCGTCGCGGCGTACCGTCCACCTATGACCTGGTGGTCGGCGGGTCACCGCTCGCCGAGGTGCTCGCCCAGGCACCCGATCTGCCGAACGTGCGCGTGGTGCCCGCGACCATCGATCTAGCCGGAGCTGAGATCGAGCTCGTCAGCGTCGTGGCGCGGGAGAACCGGCTGCACAAGGCGATTTTCGCGGATCCCCGCGTCGGATCGGCGGCAGATGCCGGTGACGACCGCTTCGACTTCGTGATCGTGGACTGTCCCCCCTCTCTGGGGTTGTTGACCCTCAACGCGCTGGTGGCGGGCGCCGAGATGCTGATTCCGATCCAGGCGGAGTACTACGCCCTCGAAGGCCTGGGTCAGCTCCTGGAGACGGTCGACCTGGTCAAGCAGCACCTCAACCCGCGCCTGATCGTCTCCACGATCCTGATCACCATGTTCGACGCACGGACCCGCCTTGCGGCCGGCGTGGCGCAGGAGGTCCGCGAGCACTTCGGTGGCCAGGTCCTCAAGACCGCGATTCCGCGTTCGGTACGCGTGTCCGAAGCCCCGTCGTACGGTCAAACGGTGCTCACCTACGACCCCACATCACCGGGCGCGCTGAGCTATCTGGAGGCCGCGCGCGAGATCGTTTCTAGAGGAGTGCCCCATGAGTGA
- the rsmG gene encoding 16S rRNA (guanine(527)-N(7))-methyltransferase RsmG, giving the protein MNELAPPPPDSAQAVFGARLELAEHFASWLADAGTVRGLIGPREVPRLWERHLLNCAVVQEALPREARVADLGSGAGLPGLVLAIVRPDLHLTLVEPLERRVHFLNEVVADLALTHVEVVRGRAEELPSGRTFDVVTSRALAPLDRLLRWSMPLVGLQGAMLAMKGSKVGDEISAATKVLRKFGCGEPRIFTVGADVLDPPTTLLEVRRTGKGRVGTPV; this is encoded by the coding sequence GTGAACGAACTCGCGCCCCCACCGCCCGACTCGGCGCAGGCGGTCTTCGGGGCTCGCCTGGAGTTGGCCGAACACTTCGCCAGCTGGCTGGCAGACGCTGGCACCGTACGCGGACTGATCGGGCCGCGAGAGGTGCCCCGGCTCTGGGAGCGGCACCTGCTCAACTGCGCCGTGGTGCAGGAGGCGCTCCCCCGGGAGGCGCGAGTAGCGGATCTCGGTTCGGGGGCCGGCCTGCCCGGCCTCGTGCTGGCGATCGTACGGCCTGACCTTCACCTCACCCTGGTCGAACCACTTGAGCGAAGAGTGCACTTCCTGAACGAGGTCGTCGCCGATCTGGCGTTGACCCACGTGGAGGTCGTGCGAGGCCGCGCCGAGGAGTTGCCCTCAGGTCGTACGTTCGACGTCGTCACCTCGCGAGCGCTCGCGCCATTGGACCGACTGCTGCGGTGGTCGATGCCGCTGGTGGGGCTCCAAGGTGCGATGCTGGCGATGAAGGGTTCCAAGGTGGGGGACGAAATCAGCGCGGCCACCAAAGTGCTGCGGAAGTTCGGCTGCGGCGAGCCGCGCATCTTCACGGTGGGTGCAGATGTTCTGGATCCCCCGACCACGCTCCTCGAAGTACGGCGTACCGGAAAGGGACGTGTCGGCACTCCCGTCTAG
- a CDS encoding R3H domain-containing nucleic acid-binding protein — protein MSEHDETVENEAVVEESERPSRTQRLENDGEIAADYLEELLDIADLDGDLDMDVEGDRAAVSIVGADLQQLVGRNGEVLDALQELTRLAVYRETGERSRLMLDISGHRAQRRADLEQLAQDKIAQVRDSGEAVSLAPMTSFERKVVHDVVTASGLVSESEGVEPRRYIVISAS, from the coding sequence ATGAGCGAGCACGACGAGACCGTGGAGAACGAAGCAGTCGTGGAGGAGTCCGAGCGACCCTCGCGGACCCAGCGTCTGGAGAACGATGGCGAGATCGCTGCGGACTACCTCGAGGAGTTGCTGGATATCGCCGATCTCGACGGTGACTTGGACATGGATGTCGAGGGCGACCGTGCCGCGGTGTCGATCGTCGGTGCGGACCTACAGCAACTGGTGGGTCGCAATGGCGAGGTGCTCGATGCCCTGCAGGAACTCACCCGACTGGCCGTCTACCGCGAGACCGGTGAGCGCTCGCGTCTGATGCTGGACATCTCGGGTCATCGCGCGCAGCGGCGCGCCGACCTGGAACAACTCGCCCAGGACAAGATCGCCCAGGTGCGCGACTCGGGCGAGGCGGTGTCACTTGCCCCGATGACGTCGTTCGAACGCAAGGTCGTACACGACGTGGTGACGGCCTCCGGGCTGGTCTCCGAGTCTGAGGGCGTCGAGCCGCGGCGCTACATCGTGATCTCTGCATCCTGA
- the yidC gene encoding membrane protein insertase YidC, giving the protein MEFLGTLGSFIMTPLYYVISAVLIGFHRVFGAIFGADSGAAWVLSIIGLTLVVRTALIPLFVKQIKSSRNMQLVQPRVKELQKKYAHDREKLTQETMNLYKETGTNPFASCLPLIVQMPIFLSLFRIIDRASHKQPKGILTAEDAHNFSEAKLFGHIPLSDTLLRAEGNVAVIITAIILVLAMTATTFMTQRQLMSKNMPADALTGPYAQQQKMLLYVLPLVFGVGGIAFPIGVLIYWTTSNLWTMGQQFYVIRNNPAPGTPAFKAKQERDRAKGRNVTEDPLEAAKAAAESEAGGDADGPTQRVQPKRQTRSQRKNKSTGKPGQ; this is encoded by the coding sequence GTGGAATTCCTAGGCACCCTCGGCAGTTTCATCATGACGCCGCTGTATTACGTGATCTCCGCGGTCCTGATCGGTTTCCACCGTGTCTTCGGCGCGATCTTCGGTGCCGACAGTGGAGCCGCCTGGGTGCTCTCGATCATCGGCCTGACGCTGGTCGTACGCACGGCGCTGATCCCGCTGTTCGTCAAGCAGATCAAGTCCAGCCGGAACATGCAGTTGGTGCAGCCGCGGGTCAAGGAGCTTCAGAAGAAGTACGCCCATGACCGGGAGAAGCTCACCCAGGAGACGATGAATCTCTACAAGGAGACGGGCACCAACCCGTTCGCCTCCTGTCTGCCGCTGATCGTGCAGATGCCGATCTTCCTGTCTCTTTTCCGGATCATCGACAGAGCCTCACACAAGCAGCCCAAGGGCATCTTGACGGCGGAGGATGCGCACAACTTCAGCGAGGCCAAGCTCTTCGGTCACATCCCCCTGTCGGACACGCTCTTGCGTGCCGAAGGCAACGTCGCGGTCATCATCACCGCGATCATCTTGGTGCTGGCGATGACGGCCACGACCTTCATGACCCAGCGTCAGCTGATGAGCAAGAACATGCCGGCCGACGCGCTTACCGGTCCGTACGCCCAGCAGCAGAAGATGCTGCTCTATGTTCTCCCGCTGGTGTTCGGCGTCGGTGGCATCGCGTTCCCGATCGGTGTGCTGATCTACTGGACCACCTCGAACCTGTGGACGATGGGCCAGCAGTTCTATGTCATCCGCAACAACCCTGCCCCCGGTACGCCCGCCTTCAAGGCCAAGCAGGAGCGCGACCGCGCCAAGGGGCGCAACGTGACCGAGGACCCGCTGGAGGCCGCCAAGGCCGCCGCGGAGAGCGAGGCAGGCGGCGATGCGGACGGCCCCACCCAGCGCGTGCAGCCCAAGCGGCAGACGCGCTCCCAACGCAAGAACAAGTCGACCGGCAAGCCCGGCCAATGA
- the yidD gene encoding membrane protein insertion efficiency factor YidD, protein MNGERRFRSPLAWVLIGFLKLYRAVISPLYGQVCRYHPTCSAYALEAVQTHGALRGSWFAVRRLGRCHPWAAGGYDPVPPRSDARRSRPAPTQGA, encoded by the coding sequence ATGAACGGCGAGCGTCGCTTCCGCTCGCCGTTGGCGTGGGTGCTGATCGGGTTCCTCAAGCTCTATCGCGCCGTGATCAGTCCGCTGTACGGCCAGGTGTGTCGCTACCACCCGACGTGCTCGGCGTACGCACTGGAGGCAGTCCAGACCCACGGGGCCCTGCGTGGCTCCTGGTTCGCTGTCCGCCGGCTCGGCCGCTGCCATCCCTGGGCCGCAGGCGGCTATGACCCCGTCCCCCCTCGCTCGGACGCGCGACGTTCGAGACCAGCCCCGACACAAGGAGCCTGA
- the rnpA gene encoding ribonuclease P protein component, whose amino-acid sequence MLTRRSRLTSADEFQRVVRGGRRAGSATLVVHCCAGDPETTARAGFVVSKAVGNAVIRNRVQRRLRELMRLRLEALATSQVVVRALPAAASASYDQLGDDLDRCLRRACAG is encoded by the coding sequence GTGCTGACTCGCAGAAGTCGGCTCACCTCAGCTGACGAGTTCCAGCGCGTCGTCCGTGGCGGGCGTCGTGCCGGTTCGGCGACCCTGGTGGTGCACTGTTGCGCCGGCGATCCGGAGACGACCGCACGTGCCGGCTTCGTGGTGAGCAAGGCGGTGGGCAACGCCGTCATCCGCAATCGGGTGCAACGGCGGCTGCGCGAGTTGATGCGCTTGCGCCTTGAGGCCCTGGCGACGAGTCAGGTGGTCGTCCGTGCCCTGCCCGCGGCGGCGAGCGCGTCGTACGACCAACTCGGTGACGATCTGGACCGCTGCCTGCGCCGAGCGTGCGCCGGATGA
- the rpmH gene encoding 50S ribosomal protein L34, protein MSKRTYQPNNRRRHKVHGFRLRMRTRAGRAILAARRRKGRKSLAV, encoded by the coding sequence GTGAGCAAGCGTACGTACCAGCCGAACAACCGTCGCCGTCACAAGGTGCACGGTTTCCGTCTGCGCATGCGCACCCGCGCCGGCCGCGCCATCCTGGCTGCCCGCCGTCGTAAGGGCCGCAAGAGCCTCGCCGTCTGA